The following proteins are co-located in the Methanobrevibacter sp. TMH8 genome:
- the mtaA gene encoding methylcobamide:CoM methyltransferase MtaA: MNLKENLLSVLSGEKVDFTPVVSVTQLAITEAMDKTGASWPEAHSDPEKMAKLGSSLYELAGLECARIPFCLTIEAEAMGAQVDLGGRDKPPQVSSSPFSSADDIDIPDDFLDSGRIPTVLKAVEILKENYDDLPIIVGITGPFTLTGHLIGVENMVRLLKTDPDEIEDAVENSLDACMDYVEALSEVEPDVICVAEPTASPELIDPLQFKSIAKPKLEDLAGFINEKKVLHICGSTQNIIHDMASIGYDGISVEEKVDIVKAKEEIERSSSQSVGGKCLPTTGSCSSVILGNISTSQTLFTGSVEDVKDEVKKALDDGIDILAPSCGLAPLSPIANIKAMVEARNEYYDI, translated from the coding sequence GTGAATCTAAAAGAAAATCTTTTATCAGTACTTTCAGGGGAAAAAGTAGACTTTACACCAGTTGTTAGTGTAACACAATTGGCAATCACTGAAGCAATGGATAAAACTGGGGCAAGTTGGCCTGAAGCTCATAGTGATCCAGAAAAAATGGCAAAGTTAGGAAGCTCTTTATATGAACTTGCAGGTCTTGAATGTGCAAGAATCCCATTTTGTCTAACTATTGAAGCAGAAGCAATGGGTGCTCAAGTAGATCTTGGTGGTAGAGATAAACCTCCTCAAGTTTCAAGCTCTCCATTTTCTAGTGCAGATGATATTGATATTCCAGATGATTTTCTAGATAGTGGCCGCATTCCAACTGTTTTAAAAGCAGTTGAGATATTAAAAGAAAATTATGATGATCTTCCAATTATTGTTGGAATTACAGGTCCTTTTACTTTAACTGGACATTTAATTGGTGTTGAAAACATGGTTAGGTTATTAAAAACCGACCCTGATGAAATTGAAGATGCTGTTGAAAATTCTCTTGATGCTTGTATGGATTATGTAGAAGCCCTTAGTGAAGTTGAACCTGATGTTATTTGCGTTGCTGAACCAACTGCATCTCCTGAGTTAATAGATCCTTTACAATTTAAATCTATTGCTAAACCAAAGTTAGAAGATCTTGCAGGATTTATTAATGAAAAAAAAGTTCTTCATATCTGTGGATCAACTCAAAATATAATTCATGATATGGCTAGTATTGGCTATGATGGAATAAGTGTTGAAGAAAAAGTAGATATTGTTAAAGCAAAAGAAGAAATTGAAAGAAGCTCTTCACAAAGTGTAGGTGGGAAATGTTTACCTACAACTGGATCTTGCTCTTCTGTAATTCTTGGAAATATTTCTACTAGTCAAACTCTCTTTACTGGTTCTGTTGAAGATGTTAAAGATGAAGTTAAAAAAGCTTTAGATGATGGTATAGATATTTTAGCACCAAGTTGTGGTTTAGCTCCATTATCTCCAATTGCGAATATTAAAGCAATGGTAGAAGCTAGAAATGAATATTATGATATTTAA